In one Silene latifolia isolate original U9 population chromosome 10, ASM4854445v1, whole genome shotgun sequence genomic region, the following are encoded:
- the LOC141605575 gene encoding uncharacterized protein LOC141605575 isoform X2: protein MRFKVGSMVEVLTKKKTPSGVWRCAEIVADNGDGYTVRYYRCTDIVKEGVDKVSVEAVRPRPSPLRVIDSVDWAVGDIVEVLDNGYWKVSVIEDVLGQDCYQIRVVGSIDEFRVKKANIRMRQEWKDDQWILLGKDSGECEDLIIRARKNGRMQQQLQQDNVINAQLVTEKSLQSVKRSFSDISSSEEAYSECLRKRRSVNKETELYFIDDDSYSFIGNTDSHGNIKANLGNKNLQILTMEGTDFSNAGRRNHGDALFLARSSNSKDCVSGLSSVASCSVIDPLSDRMLSHASTSCSQEADSLCSDADSISLLGYEEGKSVGPAKARVPYCRSLKMISWLTTSSLASGKGHNCALSSLQITDKPICI from the exons ATGAGGTTTAAGGTTGGGAGTATGGTGGAAGTATTGACAAAGAAGAAGACGCCTTCGGGTGTTTGGCGGTGTGCGGAGATTGTGGCAGACAATGGTGATGGTTACACGGTAAGATATTATCGTTGTACAGATATTGTTAAAGAAGGTGTCGATAAAGTGTCAGTGGAAGCGGTCAGGCCTCGTCCTTCGCCATTACGTGTTATAGATTCTGTGGATTGGGCTGTTGGTGATATTGTAGAAGTACTTGATAATGGTTACTGGAAAGTTTCTGTGATTGAGGATGTTTTGGGACAAGATTGTTATCAGATTCGTGTGGTGGGATCTATCGATGAGTTTAGAGTGAAGAAAGCAAATATCAGAATGCGCCAAGAGTGGAAAGACGACCAGTGGATTTTGTTAGGAAAG GATTCCGGAGAATGTGAGGATCTGATAATTAGGGCTCGCAAGAATGGTCGTATGCAACAGCAACTTCAGCAAGATAATGTTATCAATGCGCAGTTAGTCACGGAAAAATCTTTGCAATCGGTGAAGAGGTCATTCTCAGACATCTCATCCAGTGAAGAAGCTTATTCAGAATGTTTGAGGAAACGAAGATCCGTAAACAAAGAAACTGAACTTTATTTCATCGATGACGACTCCTACTCATTCATCGGAAACACAGACTCACATGGCAACATAAAGGCAAATCTGGGTAATAAAAATTTGCAAATTTTAACCATGGAAGGAACTGATTTCAGTAATGCTGGCAGGAGAAACCATGGTGATGCATTGTTCCTTGCTAGATCCTCCAACTCAAAggattgtgtaagtggtttatcTTCTGTTGCTAGTTGTAGCGTTATTGATCCTCTTTCTGATAGGATGCTCAGCCATGCTTCAACCAGCTGTAGTCAGGAAGCTGATTCACTTTGTAGTGATGCCGACTCAATTAGTCTCTTGGGTTATGAGGAAGGAAAATCTGTTG GGCCTGCCAAGGCACGGGTGCCTTATTGCCGCAGTCTAAAGATGATATCGTGGTTGACCACTAGCTCTTTGGCTTCAGGCAAAGGGCATAACTGCGCTCTGTCTTCTTTGCAGATAACAGATAAGCCAATTTGTATCTGA
- the LOC141605575 gene encoding uncharacterized protein LOC141605575 isoform X1, with translation MRFKVGSMVEVLTKKKTPSGVWRCAEIVADNGDGYTVRYYRCTDIVKEGVDKVSVEAVRPRPSPLRVIDSVDWAVGDIVEVLDNGYWKVSVIEDVLGQDCYQIRVVGSIDEFRVKKANIRMRQEWKDDQWILLGKDSGECEDLIIRARKNGRMQQQLQQDNVINAQLVTEKSLQSVKRSFSDISSSEEAYSECLRKRRSVNKETELYFIDDDSYSFIGNTDSHGNIKANLGNKNLQILTMEGTDFSNAGRRNHGDALFLARSSNSKDCVSGLSSVASCSVIDPLSDRMLSHASTSCSQEADSLCSDADSISLLGYEEGKSVGEYRDAFKTHELDLRSYRYALEALHASGPLNWEKEIMLTDLRMKLYVSNDEHLRELRRLRCCSELLLSTMAC, from the exons ATGAGGTTTAAGGTTGGGAGTATGGTGGAAGTATTGACAAAGAAGAAGACGCCTTCGGGTGTTTGGCGGTGTGCGGAGATTGTGGCAGACAATGGTGATGGTTACACGGTAAGATATTATCGTTGTACAGATATTGTTAAAGAAGGTGTCGATAAAGTGTCAGTGGAAGCGGTCAGGCCTCGTCCTTCGCCATTACGTGTTATAGATTCTGTGGATTGGGCTGTTGGTGATATTGTAGAAGTACTTGATAATGGTTACTGGAAAGTTTCTGTGATTGAGGATGTTTTGGGACAAGATTGTTATCAGATTCGTGTGGTGGGATCTATCGATGAGTTTAGAGTGAAGAAAGCAAATATCAGAATGCGCCAAGAGTGGAAAGACGACCAGTGGATTTTGTTAGGAAAG GATTCCGGAGAATGTGAGGATCTGATAATTAGGGCTCGCAAGAATGGTCGTATGCAACAGCAACTTCAGCAAGATAATGTTATCAATGCGCAGTTAGTCACGGAAAAATCTTTGCAATCGGTGAAGAGGTCATTCTCAGACATCTCATCCAGTGAAGAAGCTTATTCAGAATGTTTGAGGAAACGAAGATCCGTAAACAAAGAAACTGAACTTTATTTCATCGATGACGACTCCTACTCATTCATCGGAAACACAGACTCACATGGCAACATAAAGGCAAATCTGGGTAATAAAAATTTGCAAATTTTAACCATGGAAGGAACTGATTTCAGTAATGCTGGCAGGAGAAACCATGGTGATGCATTGTTCCTTGCTAGATCCTCCAACTCAAAggattgtgtaagtggtttatcTTCTGTTGCTAGTTGTAGCGTTATTGATCCTCTTTCTGATAGGATGCTCAGCCATGCTTCAACCAGCTGTAGTCAGGAAGCTGATTCACTTTGTAGTGATGCCGACTCAATTAGTCTCTTGGGTTATGAGGAAGGAAAATCTGTTGGTGAGTATCGAGATGCGTTTAAAACTCATGAGTTAGACTTACGTAGTTATCGCTATGCTCTAGAAGCTTTACATGCATCTGGTCCCTTGAATTGGGAAAAGGAAATAATGCTAACAGATCTTCGTATGAAGCTTTATGTTTCAAATGATGAACATTTGAGGGAGTTAAGAAGGTTAAGGTGTTGCTCTGAGCTGTTACTTAGCACTATGGCTTGTTAA
- the LOC141605575 gene encoding uncharacterized protein LOC141605575 isoform X3 produces the protein MRFKVGSMVEVLTKKKTPSGVWRCAEIVADNGDGYTVRYYRCTDIVKEGVDKVSVEAVRPRPSPLRVIDSVDWAVGDIVEVLDNGYWKVSVIEDVLGQDCYQIRVVGSIDEFRVKKANIRMRQEWKDDQWILLGKDSGECEDLIIRARKNGRMQQQLQQDNVINAQLVTEKSLQSVKRSFSDISSSEEAYSECLRKRRSVNKETELYFIDDDSYSFIGNTDSHGNIKANLGNKNLQILTMEGTDFSNAGRRNHGDALFLARSSNSKDCGLPRHGCLIAAV, from the exons ATGAGGTTTAAGGTTGGGAGTATGGTGGAAGTATTGACAAAGAAGAAGACGCCTTCGGGTGTTTGGCGGTGTGCGGAGATTGTGGCAGACAATGGTGATGGTTACACGGTAAGATATTATCGTTGTACAGATATTGTTAAAGAAGGTGTCGATAAAGTGTCAGTGGAAGCGGTCAGGCCTCGTCCTTCGCCATTACGTGTTATAGATTCTGTGGATTGGGCTGTTGGTGATATTGTAGAAGTACTTGATAATGGTTACTGGAAAGTTTCTGTGATTGAGGATGTTTTGGGACAAGATTGTTATCAGATTCGTGTGGTGGGATCTATCGATGAGTTTAGAGTGAAGAAAGCAAATATCAGAATGCGCCAAGAGTGGAAAGACGACCAGTGGATTTTGTTAGGAAAG GATTCCGGAGAATGTGAGGATCTGATAATTAGGGCTCGCAAGAATGGTCGTATGCAACAGCAACTTCAGCAAGATAATGTTATCAATGCGCAGTTAGTCACGGAAAAATCTTTGCAATCGGTGAAGAGGTCATTCTCAGACATCTCATCCAGTGAAGAAGCTTATTCAGAATGTTTGAGGAAACGAAGATCCGTAAACAAAGAAACTGAACTTTATTTCATCGATGACGACTCCTACTCATTCATCGGAAACACAGACTCACATGGCAACATAAAGGCAAATCTGGGTAATAAAAATTTGCAAATTTTAACCATGGAAGGAACTGATTTCAGTAATGCTGGCAGGAGAAACCATGGTGATGCATTGTTCCTTGCTAGATCCTCCAACTCAAAggattgt GGCCTGCCAAGGCACGGGTGCCTTATTGCCGCAGTCTAA